A region of Nitrospinota bacterium DNA encodes the following proteins:
- a CDS encoding tetratricopeptide repeat protein translates to MRQSDFKNLTALVADDMFNMRRTIKNMLRAIGFENVIEAENGLKAWEILNKSKIDIMVSDWNMPEMPGLELLRRVRDNSRLRDLPFIMITAEVAEGNIVQAAETEVDGYLIKPFVAKALEEKIMAIFSNRENPSPFERNMKAGQVYMDSQQYDKAIGAFTESLNIRPDSARARFSLGEAHSKKGDMKEAEKWHKEAMAVNPQYIRAYEGLSAVYDNLGKSDEAVKVLEKASQISPNNPERYLEIGKLHLKRGDKEKADQALEMATRNAEHNPDIHTQIGEVYLAAGDDSKAADAFSHSIDIFESVHVYNRLGIALRKKGQFDEALKVYQRAIKLEPENEVLYFNVGRLLMEQAFYRDAAEYFRKALDLDPEFAECKNMLSKVNELSGKK, encoded by the coding sequence ATGAGGCAATCCGATTTTAAAAACCTTACTGCCCTGGTCGCCGATGACATGTTCAACATGCGTAGAACCATCAAGAACATGTTGCGCGCCATAGGTTTCGAGAATGTCATAGAGGCCGAGAATGGCCTTAAGGCCTGGGAAATCCTGAACAAAAGCAAGATCGACATCATGGTTTCCGACTGGAACATGCCTGAAATGCCCGGCCTTGAGCTTTTACGCCGGGTGAGGGACAACTCCCGCCTGCGGGACCTCCCGTTCATAATGATCACCGCGGAGGTGGCCGAGGGGAACATCGTCCAGGCGGCCGAGACCGAGGTGGACGGCTATCTTATAAAACCCTTCGTGGCCAAGGCGCTGGAGGAGAAGATAATGGCCATCTTCTCCAACAGGGAAAACCCGTCCCCATTTGAACGGAACATGAAAGCCGGTCAGGTGTATATGGATTCCCAGCAGTATGACAAGGCCATAGGAGCTTTCACCGAGTCGCTCAACATCCGGCCAGACTCGGCGAGGGCGAGGTTCTCACTGGGTGAGGCGCACTCGAAAAAAGGTGATATGAAGGAGGCCGAAAAGTGGCACAAGGAGGCCATGGCGGTCAATCCCCAATACATCCGGGCCTATGAGGGGCTAAGCGCCGTATATGACAATTTGGGGAAATCCGACGAAGCGGTGAAGGTCCTGGAGAAGGCCAGCCAGATAAGCCCCAACAATCCGGAAAGATACCTTGAGATAGGAAAACTGCACTTAAAGAGGGGCGACAAGGAAAAGGCGGACCAGGCGCTGGAGATGGCCACGCGCAACGCCGAGCACAATCCGGACATCCACACCCAGATAGGCGAGGTGTACCTGGCCGCCGGGGACGATTCCAAGGCCGCCGACGCGTTCTCCCACTCCATAGACATATTCGAAAGCGTTCATGTGTACAACCGGCTGGGTATCGCCCTGCGTAAGAAAGGGCAGTTCGACGAGGCTTTAAAGGTGTACCAGAGAGCCATAAAGCTGGAGCCGGAGAACGAGGTGCTCTATTTCAACGTGGGGCGTCTGCTTATGGAACAGGCTTTTTACAGGGACGCCGCCGAGTATTTCAGAAAAGCGCTGGACCTTGACCCGGAGTTTGCCGAATGCAAAAATATGCTAAGTAAAGTCAACGAGCTTTCGGGCAAAAAATAA
- a CDS encoding chemotaxis response regulator protein-glutamate methylesterase — MTDGNIRVLVVDDSPLVRNILAQSLSMDARIEVVGAAKDAFEAWDLIMQLKPDVVTLDVDMPKMDGVEFLKRLMPQHPVPVIMVSALTREGAKITLEALEYGAVDFVTKPAADMARGLTGMLTELVEKIKAAASVNRASLGQGRARAGGRVERGAKPEGAPATKLIAIGASTGGTDAIRSVLTRIPSNAPAILIVQHMPAGFTKVFAERLNEISTVSVKEAESGELARNGQALVAPGDLQMRIKKTGDGYHVICEPGERVNGHCPSVDVMMLSVAQIAGPGAVGVVLTGMGFDGGEGLLAMRQAGARTIAQDKATSVVYGMPRVAFEKGGVERQAPLDQIPSLIMRMATEAGGKGGAFRRNL, encoded by the coding sequence ATGACTGATGGCAATATCCGCGTTCTGGTGGTGGATGATTCGCCGCTGGTGCGCAACATACTGGCGCAAAGCCTTTCCATGGACGCCCGAATAGAGGTGGTGGGCGCGGCCAAAGATGCGTTCGAGGCCTGGGACTTGATCATGCAACTCAAGCCCGACGTGGTCACCCTGGACGTGGACATGCCGAAAATGGACGGGGTGGAGTTCCTGAAAAGGCTCATGCCTCAACATCCGGTTCCGGTGATAATGGTGAGCGCCCTCACCCGCGAGGGGGCGAAAATAACCCTGGAGGCGCTGGAGTATGGCGCTGTGGATTTTGTCACCAAACCCGCGGCGGACATGGCCCGGGGGCTGACCGGGATGCTCACGGAGCTGGTGGAGAAAATAAAGGCCGCCGCTTCCGTAAACCGCGCAAGTCTCGGCCAGGGCCGCGCCAGGGCCGGGGGGCGGGTTGAACGTGGCGCTAAACCCGAAGGCGCGCCAGCCACAAAACTCATAGCCATAGGCGCCTCCACCGGTGGCACCGACGCCATACGTTCCGTGCTTACACGCATTCCATCCAACGCTCCGGCGATACTGATAGTCCAGCACATGCCGGCTGGATTCACCAAGGTGTTCGCGGAACGACTCAATGAAATTAGTACCGTTAGCGTTAAAGAAGCCGAATCGGGGGAACTGGCCAGGAACGGCCAGGCGCTGGTGGCGCCTGGCGACCTGCAAATGCGTATTAAAAAAACCGGGGATGGTTACCATGTCATTTGCGAGCCTGGGGAACGGGTGAACGGGCACTGCCCTTCAGTGGATGTGATGATGCTCTCCGTGGCCCAGATCGCCGGACCCGGCGCGGTGGGGGTGGTGCTTACCGGCATGGGGTTTGACGGGGGTGAGGGCCTTCTTGCCATGCGCCAGGCCGGGGCCAGGACCATCGCCCAGGACAAGGCGACCTCCGTGGTGTACGGCATGCCCCGCGTGGCTTTTGAAAAAGGAGGGGTTGAGCGTCAAGCGCCGCTGGACCAGATTCCGTCCCTCATTATGAGGATGGCCACCGAGGCTGGCGGCAAGGGCGGGGCGTTCAGAAGAAACCTGTAA
- a CDS encoding PAS domain S-box protein produces the protein MGTLEISYVIPSEAIDRRKDISHVRRSIINAVYFADCEKDFMKRVCGELVELKSCSAAMFNPMADWENGRPPCEDIFAGAGVDKDFLSMISEEKLWEMEPAFKAIHQGKPIECLNLESFLGGRAELQAAKAMGLKSAVFCPVMTRERLYGMLCVFSPFDPAFDEYGLLGLRDLAADMGSGLEAIQGRKKLASVETRFSTLINSVPAYLYEAVFSADSVITCFHSPQCEKITGYAPEEYMADPGLWFRMVYKEDREEALRFFKDIHCLRHRKPIEHRIIHKNGSVRWVQNHCNPTLDDNGQISRLDGVILDITDRRVMEEALKESEGKYRGLFESARDIIFTLNALGEITSINVSAQETFGYPRAELMGVSVGDIVAPEYFERSARRLDAICRGSIEPLPFELELIRKDGNRVALEVFDQPIVRHGRVIGVQGIARDITSRKRAEEELKRAKQKAEDATKLKDKFVSMVAHDLRSPISSMVSLLRLMRSGSLSEAETSEMLTRAMLNGDRLLTMIDELLNINRLQTGRLTIKQRFLNVASLTDSVIERVSDLAERKGVALKNNLPLNLRIFADDDLFGQVIQNLISNAIKFCRRGGSVSVEPRAEGSAGVIRVVDNGVGIPSGLLPNLFRYDIPTSTPGTEGERGTGYGLPFCNDIVKAHGGKVEAESKEGQGSVFTITLPPARPVALIVDDEETDRYIYQRRVERMDVDTLVAGDGKEALEIIKGGGVNLVITDINMPLMTGLELLCAIKADPATKNIPVILITSSLSEDTHDEFIGMGASDFIHKPVNETELALRIRQLIG, from the coding sequence ATGGGAACGCTGGAGATTTCATATGTAATCCCTTCGGAGGCCATTGACCGCCGCAAAGACATTAGCCATGTCCGCCGCTCCATAATAAACGCCGTTTATTTTGCGGACTGCGAGAAAGATTTCATGAAGAGGGTTTGCGGGGAACTGGTTGAGTTGAAAAGCTGTTCTGCGGCCATGTTCAATCCCATGGCCGACTGGGAAAACGGCAGGCCCCCCTGTGAGGACATCTTCGCTGGCGCGGGAGTGGACAAAGATTTCCTTTCAATGATTTCCGAAGAAAAACTATGGGAAATGGAGCCCGCGTTCAAGGCCATCCACCAGGGCAAGCCCATAGAATGTCTGAACTTGGAAAGCTTTTTAGGAGGCCGGGCGGAGCTTCAGGCCGCCAAGGCCATGGGCCTGAAATCCGCGGTATTTTGCCCCGTGATGACAAGGGAAAGGCTGTATGGGATGCTCTGCGTGTTTTCTCCCTTCGACCCGGCGTTTGACGAATACGGTTTGCTGGGCCTCCGGGACCTGGCGGCGGATATGGGTAGCGGGCTGGAAGCCATACAGGGCCGCAAAAAGCTGGCCAGCGTGGAGACCAGATTCTCGACACTTATCAACTCCGTGCCAGCCTATCTTTACGAGGCTGTCTTCAGCGCCGATTCCGTGATCACATGTTTTCACAGCCCCCAGTGTGAAAAAATAACGGGATACGCTCCTGAAGAATACATGGCGGATCCGGGCCTATGGTTCCGGATGGTCTATAAAGAGGACCGGGAAGAGGCCTTAAGGTTCTTTAAGGATATTCACTGCCTTCGCCATAGAAAGCCCATTGAGCACAGGATAATCCACAAGAACGGGTCCGTCCGGTGGGTACAGAACCATTGCAACCCCACATTGGACGATAATGGCCAGATTTCCCGGCTGGACGGGGTTATCCTGGACATTACAGACCGCAGGGTCATGGAAGAGGCGCTCAAGGAAAGCGAGGGGAAATACCGCGGCCTGTTTGAATCCGCCCGGGACATAATTTTCACCCTCAACGCTCTGGGTGAAATCACATCAATAAATGTTAGCGCGCAGGAGACGTTCGGATATCCGAGGGCGGAGCTGATGGGGGTCAGCGTGGGCGACATAGTGGCCCCGGAATATTTTGAGCGCTCGGCCCGGCGGCTGGATGCCATATGCCGTGGCTCCATTGAGCCCCTCCCCTTTGAGCTGGAGCTTATAAGGAAAGACGGGAACCGGGTGGCGCTGGAAGTGTTCGACCAGCCGATTGTCCGCCATGGCCGGGTTATCGGCGTGCAAGGGATAGCCCGGGATATAACGTCCCGCAAGAGGGCCGAAGAAGAGTTGAAAAGGGCCAAGCAGAAGGCTGAAGACGCCACGAAACTGAAAGATAAATTCGTTTCAATGGTGGCGCACGACCTTCGCTCCCCCATAAGCTCAATGGTAAGCCTTCTACGGTTGATGAGGAGCGGATCCCTGTCCGAGGCTGAAACGTCGGAGATGCTGACCAGGGCCATGCTGAACGGCGACAGGCTCCTCACCATGATAGACGAGCTGTTGAACATAAACCGGTTGCAAACCGGCAGGCTCACCATAAAACAAAGGTTCCTCAACGTGGCCAGCCTTACGGATTCCGTAATAGAGAGGGTTTCCGACTTGGCCGAAAGGAAGGGTGTAGCCCTGAAAAACAACCTGCCATTGAACCTGAGGATTTTCGCCGACGACGATCTTTTCGGCCAGGTGATCCAGAACCTGATCTCCAACGCCATCAAGTTTTGCAGAAGAGGCGGGTCTGTAAGCGTAGAGCCCCGCGCCGAGGGATCTGCCGGAGTGATAAGAGTTGTGGACAACGGCGTGGGAATACCCTCCGGGCTTTTACCGAACCTTTTCAGGTATGACATCCCCACCAGCACACCCGGCACCGAAGGCGAGCGGGGCACCGGGTATGGCCTGCCTTTCTGCAACGACATCGTAAAGGCCCACGGGGGGAAGGTGGAAGCGGAGTCCAAAGAGGGGCAGGGAAGCGTATTCACCATTACCCTGCCGCCTGCGCGGCCGGTGGCGCTGATAGTGGACGACGAGGAGACCGACCGTTACATATATCAGCGCCGGGTGGAGCGTATGGACGTGGACACCCTTGTGGCCGGCGATGGCAAGGAGGCGCTGGAGATAATCAAGGGTGGCGGGGTGAACCTTGTAATCACAGACATAAACATGCCGCTGATGACGGGGCTGGAGCTTCTTTGCGCCATTAAGGCGGATCCGGCCACTAAAAACATACCGGTAATATTGATCACGTCGAGCCTGAGCGAAGACACCCATGACGAGTTCATCGGGATGGGGGCCAGCGATTTCATCCACAAGCCGGTGAACGAAACCGAACTGGCATTAAGGATAAGGCAGTTGATAGGATAA
- a CDS encoding HAMP domain-containing protein — protein sequence MGGAAEEASSAALLGKLKEESENIVSVADEIIKNNRNQIATQVKDISEMASLGITVTWVACALSAVVAMIFGQLLARSVSIPMGKAVHLIQELGRGKLDNRLHMDSDDEIGQMAKAMDDFADSLQFEVVAAFDKLADGDLTFEAKGVIREGLGKTNDSLNDLIARINSTGEQIAMGSALVSESSQALFRGAADQASSLDEITSAMEQMGSQTRHNAENATQANTFAAQTREAAESGNSQMKEMVGAMAEINDSSQNISKIIKVIDEIAFQTNLLALNAAVEAARAGKHGKGFAVVAEEVRNLAARSAQAARETAELIEGSVKKAQNGAEIADRTAVALSGIVNSVSKVTTLVGEIATASNEQAHGIAEVNKALSQIEKVTQQNTNIAEKSASASEKLSTQVAQLKEMLSRFRLKEPSRALTSGAPVIAGRLNPPSGMGGHDWA from the coding sequence ATGGGCGGAGCGGCGGAAGAGGCCTCCTCGGCGGCCCTTCTTGGCAAGCTTAAGGAAGAGTCGGAAAACATCGTGAGCGTGGCCGACGAAATAATAAAGAACAACCGCAACCAGATCGCCACGCAGGTGAAGGACATATCAGAAATGGCCTCGCTGGGCATAACCGTGACGTGGGTGGCTTGCGCCCTTTCGGCGGTGGTGGCGATGATATTCGGCCAGTTGCTGGCCCGGTCCGTATCCATACCCATGGGCAAGGCGGTCCATCTTATCCAGGAACTGGGCCGCGGCAAGCTGGACAACCGCCTGCACATGGACAGCGACGATGAGATAGGCCAGATGGCCAAGGCCATGGACGATTTCGCCGACAGCCTCCAGTTCGAGGTGGTGGCGGCGTTCGATAAGCTGGCCGACGGCGACCTGACCTTTGAGGCAAAGGGCGTCATCCGCGAGGGGCTTGGCAAGACCAACGACAGCCTCAACGACCTCATCGCCCGCATAAACAGCACAGGCGAGCAGATAGCCATGGGCTCGGCGCTGGTGTCGGAGTCTTCGCAGGCGCTGTTCCGGGGCGCGGCGGACCAGGCCAGCTCTCTCGACGAGATCACCTCGGCCATGGAACAGATGGGCTCACAGACCAGGCACAACGCCGAGAACGCGACACAGGCTAACACTTTTGCCGCCCAGACCCGCGAGGCGGCCGAAAGCGGCAACAGCCAGATGAAAGAGATGGTGGGCGCCATGGCGGAGATCAACGACTCCAGCCAGAACATATCCAAGATCATCAAGGTTATTGACGAGATAGCTTTCCAGACGAACCTCCTGGCGTTGAACGCGGCGGTGGAAGCGGCCCGGGCCGGTAAACACGGAAAGGGTTTCGCCGTGGTGGCCGAAGAGGTGCGCAACTTGGCCGCCAGGAGCGCCCAGGCGGCCCGGGAGACGGCCGAACTTATAGAAGGCTCCGTGAAAAAGGCCCAGAACGGCGCCGAGATAGCCGACCGCACAGCGGTGGCCCTGTCTGGTATCGTCAATTCGGTTTCCAAGGTGACAACGCTGGTAGGCGAGATAGCCACCGCCTCCAACGAGCAGGCGCATGGCATCGCCGAGGTGAACAAGGCCCTGTCCCAGATCGAGAAGGTTACCCAGCAGAACACCAACATCGCGGAAAAGAGCGCCTCCGCCTCGGAGAAGTTGTCCACCCAGGTGGCCCAGCTTAAGGAGATGCTGTCCAGGTTCAGGCTTAAAGAGCCATCCAGGGCGCTTACGTCCGGTGCGCCGGTTATCGCCGGGAGGCTTAATCCTCCTTCCGGCATGGGAGGTCACGACTGGGCCTAG
- a CDS encoding flagellar basal body-associated FliL family protein: MAKKRRTELDIDQEFLAEEKKPEPPPPAPPPPEKKPEEPKHHRKINKVKLLMITGAGVAAIVVLGLIIWVAVTFIFAGENEAQAPEAPPAPPPQEAPKTPEGGGVNQALYVLEPFFVPLPGKDGAPGGFVRIQFSLEISDPDVKGDLDRNVTLVRENVFFILRGKSREDFKGAEKLGQLSVDVAIAINRSIQSGGVTKALITELVVG, encoded by the coding sequence ATGGCGAAAAAACGCAGAACCGAGCTGGACATAGACCAAGAGTTCCTCGCCGAAGAGAAAAAGCCCGAGCCTCCTCCTCCTGCGCCCCCGCCTCCGGAGAAGAAACCGGAGGAGCCCAAGCATCACAGGAAAATAAACAAGGTCAAGCTCCTGATGATCACCGGGGCTGGAGTCGCCGCCATAGTCGTTTTGGGGTTGATCATATGGGTGGCGGTGACCTTCATCTTCGCCGGGGAGAATGAGGCTCAGGCTCCGGAGGCGCCTCCTGCCCCACCGCCCCAGGAAGCGCCCAAAACGCCCGAGGGGGGCGGGGTAAACCAGGCGCTGTATGTGCTGGAGCCGTTTTTCGTTCCATTGCCAGGCAAAGACGGCGCTCCTGGCGGGTTCGTCCGCATCCAGTTCTCGCTGGAAATAAGCGATCCAGATGTGAAAGGCGACTTGGACAGGAACGTGACCCTGGTGAGGGAAAACGTGTTTTTCATCCTTCGCGGCAAATCCCGGGAGGATTTTAAAGGAGCGGAAAAGCTGGGCCAGCTATCGGTGGACGTGGCCATAGCGATTAACCGGTCCATCCAGTCCGGCGGGGTGACAAAAGCGCTTATCACAGAGCTTGTGGTGGGTTAA
- a CDS encoding chemotaxis protein CheA translates to MSELTNDNIEIIQDFIQESRDALEQLEQSIIELGRSEGDPQAINVIFRLFHSMKGTASFLGLRHIANVTHAAESLLDQIRSGQIKLEIPGHVDLFIQASDFAKEALVYVENHLNDSGMEDGAKTLTARLHGAISGRSAAKPQVPVLELSAAPVKPSQAPVAAPPVMEAPKAPAPPPAKKETEFFITPEMVERFIQESDELLQKLEHNLLEWIKSPDSKEVVSESFRNIHSFKGNCGFFGYADMERLSHQMENLLDIARSGASMDVSHAADTMLQLKDTLRNAIADASQGGSGAIIGLEALVSLLEEEAKAAAPPGGEEREVNRIGEILVAEGVVSAEDVVKALDVQSKPLGEILVDLGVANHDAVERALNKQSQKEEGAKPKTAAIKRQDIRVDLEKLDTLITLIGELVIAENMLVNNPDLSGLELENFNKAAQQTSKIVRELQELAMVIRMVPVSGLFRRMIRLVHDLAVKCNKKVELRLAGEETEVDKTIIEIITDPLVHMIRNAADHGVETPEERKNAGKPETGTVNLSASHEEGEVWITIEDDGKGLDRDRIIAKARQVGALEGDGSDLSDKAVFGFIFLPGFSTADKISDVSGRGVGMDVVKQNLDKINCKIEVSSTKGQGTRFVLRIPLTLAIIDGMLIRVGRSKYILPIISIRESFSPNPGVITISTDGQELARVREEFIPVVRLHELHRLSPDSKELSDGILIVLDTADGNIALFVDEILGQQQTVIKGLSKYIMDVGKVRGVSGCTILGNGDVCLILDVRGLVEATARHG, encoded by the coding sequence ATGTCCGAACTTACCAACGACAACATTGAAATAATTCAGGACTTCATCCAGGAGAGCCGGGACGCGCTGGAGCAACTGGAGCAGTCCATCATCGAGCTTGGCCGTAGCGAGGGAGACCCTCAGGCCATAAACGTCATATTCCGCCTGTTCCATTCCATGAAAGGCACGGCCAGCTTCCTCGGCCTGCGCCACATAGCCAACGTGACCCACGCCGCCGAGAGCCTTTTGGACCAGATACGGTCGGGCCAGATAAAACTTGAGATACCCGGCCATGTGGATCTCTTTATCCAGGCTTCCGATTTCGCCAAAGAGGCGCTGGTTTATGTGGAGAACCACCTGAACGACTCCGGGATGGAGGACGGCGCGAAAACCCTTACGGCCCGTTTGCATGGGGCCATCTCCGGCCGGTCGGCCGCAAAACCACAGGTTCCGGTTCTGGAGCTTTCCGCGGCCCCGGTAAAACCGTCGCAGGCTCCAGTGGCCGCGCCACCCGTTATGGAAGCGCCAAAGGCGCCAGCGCCTCCGCCAGCCAAGAAAGAAACGGAATTTTTCATAACTCCGGAGATGGTGGAAAGGTTCATCCAGGAGTCCGACGAGCTTTTGCAGAAGCTGGAGCACAACCTGCTGGAGTGGATAAAATCTCCCGACAGCAAGGAAGTGGTGTCTGAATCGTTCAGGAATATCCACAGCTTCAAGGGGAACTGCGGATTTTTCGGCTACGCCGACATGGAGCGGCTAAGCCACCAGATGGAAAACCTTCTGGACATAGCCCGTTCCGGAGCCTCGATGGATGTGTCCCATGCCGCGGACACGATGTTACAGCTGAAAGACACGCTCCGTAACGCCATAGCCGACGCGTCCCAGGGCGGCTCGGGCGCCATAATCGGCCTGGAGGCTCTCGTAAGCCTTCTGGAGGAGGAGGCCAAAGCCGCGGCGCCCCCGGGTGGCGAAGAGCGGGAAGTGAACAGGATCGGGGAGATCCTCGTGGCCGAGGGGGTGGTGTCGGCGGAGGATGTGGTTAAAGCCCTTGATGTGCAGAGCAAACCACTTGGGGAAATCCTGGTGGACCTTGGCGTGGCCAACCACGACGCGGTTGAAAGGGCGCTTAACAAGCAATCCCAGAAAGAAGAAGGGGCCAAGCCGAAAACCGCCGCCATCAAACGGCAGGACATCCGGGTGGACCTGGAGAAGCTGGACACCCTGATCACCCTGATCGGGGAGCTTGTCATCGCCGAGAACATGCTGGTGAACAATCCGGACCTTTCGGGGCTGGAGCTGGAAAACTTCAACAAAGCGGCCCAGCAGACCTCCAAGATAGTGAGGGAACTGCAGGAACTGGCCATGGTCATCCGCATGGTGCCGGTGTCGGGGCTGTTCCGGAGGATGATCCGCCTGGTGCACGACCTGGCGGTCAAATGCAACAAGAAGGTGGAGCTTAGGCTTGCCGGCGAGGAGACCGAGGTGGACAAGACCATCATCGAGATCATCACCGACCCGCTGGTGCACATGATAAGAAACGCGGCCGACCACGGGGTGGAGACCCCCGAGGAGCGCAAAAATGCGGGCAAGCCTGAAACCGGCACGGTGAACCTTTCCGCCAGCCACGAGGAAGGGGAGGTATGGATCACAATCGAGGATGATGGCAAGGGGCTGGACCGGGACAGGATAATCGCCAAGGCCCGACAGGTGGGCGCGCTGGAGGGGGACGGGTCCGATCTCTCCGACAAGGCGGTGTTCGGCTTCATATTCCTGCCTGGCTTCTCCACCGCCGACAAAATCTCGGACGTGTCCGGGCGCGGTGTCGGGATGGACGTGGTCAAACAGAACCTGGACAAGATAAACTGCAAAATCGAGGTTTCCTCCACCAAAGGACAGGGTACCCGGTTTGTGCTAAGGATACCTCTTACGCTGGCGATAATAGACGGTATGCTTATCCGCGTGGGCAGGTCCAAATACATACTGCCCATAATATCCATCCGCGAGTCTTTCTCGCCCAACCCCGGCGTGATAACAATATCCACCGACGGGCAGGAACTGGCCCGCGTGCGCGAGGAATTCATCCCGGTGGTGCGCCTGCACGAGCTACACAGGCTTAGCCCCGACAGCAAAGAGCTTTCCGACGGCATACTTATAGTGCTGGATACGGCCGACGGCAACATAGCCCTTTTCGTGGACGAGATACTGGGCCAGCAACAGACGGTTATCAAGGGGCTTTCCAAATACATCATGGATGTGGGCAAGGTCCGGGGCGTTTCAGGATGCACCATACTGGGCAACGGCGACGTGTGCCTTATCCTTGACGTGCGCGGGCTGGTGGAGGCCACGGCCAGGCATGGGTAA
- a CDS encoding purine-binding chemotaxis protein CheW gives MNRDNSLDSDLGDFDTWDDEDSQKNRYLTFRVGAEGYGLEIRHVTEIIGIQQITEVPDMPNFVMGMINLRGTVIPIIDVRLRFGLEPREYDGRTCIIVTILNETIVGLIVDEVSEVADIPEDSVEPPPRVSRGANSRFIQGLGKMGNEVKIILDVRKLLYDEDPDKAGQGEQENG, from the coding sequence ATGAACAGGGACAACTCGCTGGACAGCGACCTTGGAGATTTTGACACGTGGGATGACGAGGATTCGCAGAAAAACCGGTATCTGACCTTCCGTGTGGGCGCCGAGGGCTACGGCCTGGAGATAAGGCACGTCACCGAGATAATCGGGATACAGCAGATCACCGAAGTGCCGGACATGCCAAATTTCGTGATGGGCATGATAAACCTGCGCGGAACGGTGATACCCATAATCGACGTGAGGCTCCGTTTCGGGCTGGAACCCAGGGAGTACGACGGGCGCACATGCATCATAGTAACAATCCTCAACGAGACCATCGTGGGGCTTATAGTTGACGAGGTGAGTGAGGTGGCGGATATCCCCGAGGATTCCGTGGAGCCCCCTCCGAGAGTGAGCCGGGGCGCGAACAGCCGGTTCATACAGGGGCTGGGTAAAATGGGGAACGAGGTAAAGATCATCCTGGACGTTCGCAAATTGCTTTACGACGAGGATCCGGACAAGGCCGGGCAGGGCGAGCAGGAGAACGGCTGA
- a CDS encoding HEAT repeat domain-containing protein, with protein sequence MEQKISEILLKACDDADANVRKAAAVALSEADTTHLKNALIKLLKDKVWQVREAAIQSIAEAKVVEAADILGKVLGSEDDASARKAVLQWVAAKGEEADPKAKPGSPVDPKKPVGDPWQIKKAAALALSKLRPDLVVIPLMMSMDSGNPTARIAAMAGLGNLNATQAIDKLLEALNDADWNVRKMALVTLGKLKAVEAVDEALRLLDDEKFAIRIEAVITLNHIKPEGAVPALSNVVVNDNNYEVRKVAATALGNMKTHDAAPALVIALNDEHWMVRKAAIEALTNLKATDALENIKEHLGDEQEDVRSTAAISVIRLIQIAKAGAA encoded by the coding sequence ATGGAACAGAAGATATCTGAAATACTTTTAAAAGCCTGTGACGACGCCGACGCCAACGTGCGCAAGGCCGCGGCCGTGGCCCTGTCCGAAGCCGATACCACCCATCTGAAAAACGCCCTGATCAAACTGCTGAAAGACAAAGTGTGGCAGGTGAGAGAAGCGGCCATACAATCCATAGCGGAAGCGAAGGTGGTGGAAGCGGCGGATATACTCGGCAAAGTCCTGGGTAGCGAAGACGACGCTTCCGCCCGCAAAGCGGTCCTGCAATGGGTGGCGGCTAAGGGGGAAGAGGCGGACCCCAAGGCCAAGCCTGGAAGCCCGGTGGATCCCAAGAAGCCCGTGGGTGACCCGTGGCAGATCAAAAAGGCGGCGGCGCTGGCCTTGAGCAAGTTGAGGCCGGACCTGGTGGTGATACCGCTTATGATGTCAATGGATTCCGGCAACCCCACCGCCCGCATAGCGGCCATGGCCGGCTTAGGGAACCTCAACGCCACCCAGGCCATAGACAAGCTTTTAGAGGCGCTCAACGACGCGGACTGGAACGTGAGGAAAATGGCGCTTGTCACCCTCGGCAAGCTGAAGGCCGTGGAGGCCGTGGACGAGGCCTTGCGCCTTTTGGATGACGAAAAGTTCGCCATCCGTATCGAGGCGGTGATAACCCTTAACCACATCAAGCCGGAGGGGGCGGTGCCAGCCCTTTCCAATGTGGTGGTTAACGACAACAATTACGAGGTCCGCAAGGTGGCCGCCACGGCCCTTGGCAACATGAAGACCCACGATGCGGCCCCAGCCCTGGTGATAGCCTTGAACGATGAGCACTGGATGGTGCGCAAGGCCGCCATAGAGGCCCTTACCAACCTGAAAGCCACCGACGCGCTGGAGAACATAAAAGAGCATCTGGGGGATGAGCAGGAGGATGTCCGCAGTACGGCGGCCATAAGCGTTATCCGGCTCATACAGATAGCCAAGGCTGGCGCCGCCTGA